The following coding sequences lie in one Arachis ipaensis cultivar K30076 chromosome B05, Araip1.1, whole genome shotgun sequence genomic window:
- the LOC107640781 gene encoding uncharacterized protein LOC107640781: MAYQPQTNGQAEVSNREIKPCHLPVEIDHKAYWAVKECNSSLGGARIERKLQLVELEYLRLEAYENSRLYKERMKAVHDKTIRGKEIRAGDLVLLYSSRLRLMPGKLRSRWEGPYKVKKAEQYGVYHLRHPSSSDIFKVNGHRLKLYHGEKLKSNKEMEVFFLEDAPNGNKN, translated from the exons aTGGCCTACCAGCCAcagacaaacggccaagccgaggttTCCAATCGGGAGATCAAAC cttgcCATTTACCGGTAGAGATAGATCACAAAGCATATTGGGCCGTCAAGGAGTGCAATTCTAGTTTGGGAGGGGCCAGAATAGAGAGAAAGCTACAACTAGTGGAATTAGAGTATTTGCggttagaagcttatgagaactctagactttacaaggaaaGGATGAAAGCCGTGCACGATAAGACCATAAGAGGAAAAGAAATTAGAGCCGGCGACCTAGTCCTCCTCTACAGTTCAAGATTGAGGTTGATGCCCGGAAAGCTTAGGtcaagatgggaaggaccttacaAAGTCAAAAAGGCGGAGCAGTACGGTGTCTATCATTtgcgccatccttcaagctccgaCATTTTCAAAGTCAATGGGCATCGACTAAAGTTGTATCATGGCGAAAAGTTGAAAAGCAACAAGGAGATGGAGGTGTTCTTTTTGGAAGATGCACCTAATGGCAACAAGAATTGA